The Vulcanimicrobium alpinum sequence GAGCGCTCACATCACGCCAGGCACGGGCCCCGCGACCCAGGCAGCCAAGCAGGCCCCGACCCGCCGATTTTCAGGGGCGACACGAACCTTGCGCCCCAGATTGCGGTGATCGCCCGACGGGCGCGGCGGACCGAATAGTCCGCTGACGCACGCGCTGCGCGCGCTCAGCGGTAGTGTTCGAGCAGTGCCGCGTAGCGACCGCGGTCGCCGTGCAGGTCGTGCTTCGCGATCGGCACCTGCGGAAGGTGCGTGCGCTCCTCGAGCGTCGGACGCTCCTCCTGATAGATGATCCCCAACGGAATCTTCCCCTCGCGGGTCAGCGCATCGAATGCCGCCGTCCGCTCGCTCGGGCGATGGTCGTCGCGCAACGCCGCGTCTTCGATATGCTCCTTGAACCACGCGTACGTGTTGATCTTGTTGTAGGTGACGCACGGCGACATCACTTCGACGATCGAACAACCACGGTGCTCGATCGCGGCGCGAATGATCTGCACGAGCTGCTTGGGCTGGGCCGAGAAGCCGCGCGCGACGAACGTTGCGCCCGCGGCGAGGCCCAGCGCGAGGCCGTTGATCGGGTTGTCGGGATTGCCCTCGGGCGAGACCGACGCGACGTACCCGGTCGCGCTGGTCGGCGACGCCTGACCTTTGGTGAGCCCGTACGTCTGATTGTCCATCACGATGTACGTGATGTCGGGATTGCGCCGGACGGCGTGCACGAAGTGCCCTGCACCGATCGCGTACCCGTCGCCGTCGCCGCCGGCGGCGATCACCGTGAGGTCGCGATTCGCCAGCTTGACCGCCGTAGCGACGGGAAGCGCGCGGCCGTGCACTCC is a genomic window containing:
- a CDS encoding 2-oxoacid:ferredoxin oxidoreductase subunit beta gives rise to the protein MAMLTAKDFATATPSWWCPGCGDYGVLSALKSALAELGKQPHEVAFVSGIGCSGKISGYLHSYAFHGVHGRALPVATAVKLANRDLTVIAAGGDGDGYAIGAGHFVHAVRRNPDITYIVMDNQTYGLTKGQASPTSATGYVASVSPEGNPDNPINGLALGLAAGATFVARGFSAQPKQLVQIIRAAIEHRGCSIVEVMSPCVTYNKINTYAWFKEHIEDAALRDDHRPSERTAAFDALTREGKIPLGIIYQEERPTLEERTHLPQVPIAKHDLHGDRGRYAALLEHYR